A genomic segment from Zonotrichia albicollis isolate bZonAlb1 chromosome 19, bZonAlb1.hap1, whole genome shotgun sequence encodes:
- the UTP6 gene encoding U3 small nucleolar RNA-associated protein 6 homolog, which produces MAERIEQRLEDRIPELEQLERVGLFTHKEIRAVLRKASALEYKIQRRALRKEDFINYIQYEVNLLELIKKRRARIGYSFKKDEIEHSILHRVHSLFNRATGKWKDDVQLWLSHVAFCKQWNAKHQLSKVFSTMLAIHSNKPALWIMAAKWEMETRLSSESARHLFLRALRFHPECPKLYQEYFRMELMHAEKQRKEKKEFEQAKMDLGEFNYSEEILNGEMARIVYRDASQKIKGVEFQLAVLSIAKLFDFTQDLQKEILENLQARYADDPLTWDYMARRELELGSLQPTESSTKQKKVSEMAQREERCCAVFDEAVGAVPTENMWKCYVTFCLERYNRKTNSEELKQKRLERTLSVFSKAHESNLLSEALYKQWLQLLLDSSLSEKAVEVAEAATRHFSQSVETWQMRLQVLIQLKKDDVTQCFEEAIKHVKSKGTLPLWTLWVQWSEGTNSKEDTEALYQRSLHATTPAESVTMKEMYLDWTYRSSGYKKVKRLFTSLCENRPFSLDFFRKMIQIEKEQESCKMLHLREYYERALREFGSTDTDLWLDYIKEELSHPQGKPENCGSIHWRAMKMLQGDLVEDFVSKYTLLQTGHL; this is translated from the exons ATGGCGGAGCGCATCGAGCAGCGGCTGGAGGATCGCATCCCGGAGCTCGAGCAGCTGGAGCGGGTCGGGCTCTTCACGCACAAGGAGATCCg GGCTGTCCTGAGGAAAGCCTCGGCTCTGGAGTACAAAATCCAGCGGAGAGCGCTGCGGAAGGAGGATTTCATTAATTACATCCAG TATGAAGTTAATCTGCTGGAACTGATCAAGAAAAGGAGAGCA cGCATTGGGTATTCGTTTAAGAAGGATGAAATTGAGCATTCTATTCTGCATAGAGTCCACAGCCTGTTCAACCGAGCTACAGGGAAATGGAAA GATGATGTCCAGCTCTGGCTTTCCCATGTTGCATTTTGCAAGCAATGG AATGCAAAACATCAACTCAGTAAGGTGTTTTCTACCATGTTGGCCATTCATTCTAATAAACCAG CACTGTGGATTATGGCAGCAAAGTGGGAAATGGAGACACGACTGTCATCTGAAAGTGCCAGGCACTTGTTCCTTCGTGCTCTGCGCTTCCATCCTGAGTGCCCCAAACTTTATCAAGAA TATTTCAGAATGGAGCTTATGCATGCTGAAAAacagaggaaggagaagaaggaattTGAACAAGCAAAGATGGACCTG GGGGAATTCAATTACTCTGAAGAAATTCTCAATGGGGAGATGGCTCGCATAGTCTACAGGGATGCATCTCAGAAAATTAAAG GTGTTGAGTTccagctggctgtgctctctATTGCAAAGCTCTTTGATTTTACCCAAGATTTGCAAAAAGAAATCCTTGAAAA TTTGCAGGCCAGGTATGCTGATGATCCCCTGACATGGGACtacatggcccgcagggagctggagctgggctccctgcagcccaCAGAGAGCTCCACAAAGCAGAAGAAGGTCTCAGAAATGGCCCAGAGAGAGGAACGGTGCTGTGCAGTCTTTGATGAAGCTGTGGGAGCAGTCCCAACAG AGAACATGTGGAAATGCTACGTCACTTTTTGCTTAGAGAGGTACAACAGAAAAACCAACAGTGAAGAATTAAAGCAAAAG AGGCTGGAGAGGACACTGAGTGTGTTCAGCAAAGCCCATGAGTCCAATTTGCTGTCAGAAGCTCTGTACAAGCAGTGG CTGCAGCTCTTACTGGACTCCAGCCTCTCTGAGAAGGCTGTGGAGGTGGCAGAAGCTGCAACCAGGCACTTCAGCCAGTCCGTGGAAACGTGGCAGATGAGGCTGCAGGTGCTGATCCAGCTGAAGAAGGATGATGTGACCCAGTGTTTTGAAGAAGCCATTAAACATGTGAAATCGAAG GGCACTTTGCCATTGTGGACCCTCTGGGTGCAATGGAGTGAGGGCACAAACAGCAAGGAGGACACAGAAGCTCTCTACCAG AGATCCTTACATGCCACGACACCTGCTGAATCTGTGACTATGAAGGAAATGTATCTTGACTGGACCTACAGAAGTAGTGGTTATAAGAAAGTTAAAAGACTCTTTaccag CCTGTGTGAAAATCGTCCATTTTCACTTGACTTCTTCAGGAAGATGATCCAAATAGAAAAGGAGCAA GAATCCTGCAAAATGCTTCATCTGAGAGAATACTATGAACGTGCCTTGAGGGAGTTTGGTTCAACAGATACTG accTCTGGCTGGATTATATCAAGGAGGAGCTAAGTCATCCCCAAGGCAAACCAGAAAACTGTGGGAGCATTCACTGGCGAGCTATGAAGATGTTGCAGGGAGACCTGGTGGAAGATTTTGTTTCTAAATATACGTTATTGCAAACTGGACATTTATGA
- the COPRS gene encoding coordinator of PRMT5 and differentiation stimulator: MAAASEAANSEGKQLPNKTDMMIWKSRKECVLQNIPNVPDGNSEESESASTSPNEGDISGSTDGGWCNIYTDLDVWDGEVSNVPKSSGQQDASEHEVEDWDKELEEAASGPYDADDLCGGSFEEKNVFGSYVWKEDWFYHPSCHHTPCLVFPPRVRTVEKGQFDDADE, encoded by the exons ATGGCTGCTGCGTCTGAGGCTGCAAACTCTGAGGGGAAACAGCTTCCTAATAAGACAGATATGATGATCTGGAAGTCCAGAAAAG AATGTGTACTGCAGAATATTCCAAATGTTCCTGATGGCAACTCTGAAGAAAGTGAATCTGCTTCTACCTCCCCCAATGAAGGTGATATCAGTGGCTCTACTGATGGGGGCTGGTGCAATATATATACTGACCTGGATGTGTGGGATGGTGAAGTTTCCAATGTACCCAAGTCTTCAGGGCAGCAAGATGCATCTGAGCATGAGGTGGAGGACTGGGATAAAGAATTGGAGGAGGCTGCATCTGGTCCTTATG atGCTGACGATCTCTGCGGCGGAAGCTTTGAGGAAAAGAATGTTTTCGGCTCATATGTGTGGAAGGAGGATTGGTTTTACCACCCAAGCTGTCACCACACACCTTGCCTTGTGTTTCCACCACGAGTTAGAACAGTTGAGAAGGGCCAGTTTGATGATGCTGATGAATGA